Proteins from a single region of Halorubrum sp. 2020YC2:
- a CDS encoding glycosyltransferase family A protein, which translates to METPDRPLVSAVVITRDRPAKLEGALASLREQTYPHLELVVVDGSESSVEPLVRRCAGDRPVTYRRDEGEGPGAARNVGIRAASGEFVAFLDDDDRWLPEKAERQVAAFEPGVAAVYTGQFAVRDGERVGGRTPSLSGDVTEELLRGAACGPTSTVMARRTAVDAAGGFDEALPIWEDREWYVRLSKRGEFRPVREELVRRGFGEYDQLTDDFEAARDVAYPRFLETHRGLAAEYGPGCERALVASLSRKLGATAMENGRYGEARRWLARSLRHEPERGRTWLYLALSLGGSPVWKGVRRVRRAYESLADRRTASPTSRERAAGRAGDDRND; encoded by the coding sequence ATGGAGACACCGGACCGGCCGCTCGTCAGCGCGGTCGTGATAACCCGCGACCGGCCGGCCAAGCTGGAGGGCGCGCTCGCCAGCCTCAGAGAACAGACGTACCCGCACCTCGAACTCGTCGTCGTCGACGGCTCCGAGTCGTCGGTCGAGCCGCTGGTGCGCCGCTGCGCCGGGGACCGCCCGGTCACGTATCGCCGCGACGAGGGCGAGGGACCGGGCGCCGCCCGAAACGTCGGTATCCGCGCCGCGAGCGGGGAGTTCGTGGCGTTCCTCGACGACGACGACAGGTGGCTTCCCGAGAAGGCCGAGCGGCAGGTGGCCGCGTTCGAGCCGGGCGTCGCCGCCGTCTACACCGGGCAGTTCGCGGTGCGGGACGGCGAGCGCGTCGGGGGGCGGACCCCGTCGCTGTCCGGCGACGTGACCGAGGAGCTCCTCCGCGGGGCGGCCTGCGGTCCCACCTCGACGGTCATGGCGCGGCGGACGGCGGTCGACGCCGCCGGGGGGTTCGACGAGGCGCTCCCGATCTGGGAGGACCGCGAGTGGTACGTCCGGCTCTCGAAGCGCGGGGAGTTCCGGCCGGTCCGCGAGGAGCTCGTCCGGCGCGGGTTCGGGGAGTACGACCAGCTTACCGACGACTTCGAGGCCGCCCGCGACGTCGCCTATCCGCGGTTCCTCGAGACGCACCGGGGGTTGGCCGCCGAGTACGGTCCCGGCTGCGAGCGCGCGCTCGTCGCGTCGCTCTCGCGGAAGCTCGGCGCGACCGCGATGGAGAACGGGCGGTACGGCGAGGCGCGCCGGTGGCTGGCGCGCTCGCTCCGGCACGAGCCGGAGCGGGGGCGGACGTGGCTCTACCTGGCGCTGTCGCTCGGCGGGAGTCCGGTCTGGAAGGGCGTTCGACGGGTCCGACGGGCGTACGAGTCGCTCGCGGACCGGCGGACCGCGAGCCCGACGTCGAGGGAGCGGGCCGCGGGGCGAGCGGGCGACGACCGGAACGACTGA
- a CDS encoding VCBS repeat-containing protein: MQTQRLRFRHEVVDTSPPTTKLGICLTTDLTGNGRPDVVVGGAGPETKLFVGGGRTRLPSVEGIRQATGLAGPTLFWYENPGWERHAISSVPQLGVGCALGDVDGDGRVDVLAGQGIHNSGVFWFEQPADPRSTWDRHLVTDRFEKYHDLAFGDVDGDGEPEVVGLSQRSETVFYYDVPADPTDGPWPAENCHVVDGDSRAEGVWIGDVDGDGRTELVVGAALYRRREGTHEWDREPIATDWDDVRVAVGDVDGDGEYEVVFAEGDSPTYGTHPGRVGVFDRREDGWAETVIADDLFCPHSLQLADFDGNGRLDVYAAEMSLGENETPRHYLFRNQGDGRFERTVVAEGVETHEAKAVDLTGTGVPDVVGKSYTPDHHVDVWHNEGDAGP; the protein is encoded by the coding sequence ATGCAGACACAGCGACTCCGCTTTCGCCATGAGGTCGTCGACACCTCCCCGCCCACGACCAAGCTCGGGATCTGCCTGACGACGGACCTCACGGGCAACGGCCGCCCGGACGTCGTCGTCGGCGGCGCGGGCCCGGAGACGAAGCTGTTCGTCGGCGGCGGCCGGACGCGGCTCCCGAGCGTCGAGGGGATCAGACAGGCGACCGGGCTGGCGGGACCGACGCTGTTCTGGTACGAGAACCCCGGCTGGGAGCGACACGCCATCTCCAGCGTCCCGCAGCTCGGCGTCGGCTGCGCGCTCGGCGACGTCGACGGCGACGGCCGGGTCGACGTGCTCGCCGGGCAGGGGATCCACAACAGCGGCGTCTTCTGGTTCGAGCAGCCGGCCGACCCGCGGTCGACGTGGGACCGTCACCTGGTGACGGACCGGTTCGAGAAGTACCACGACCTCGCCTTTGGCGACGTGGACGGCGACGGGGAGCCGGAGGTGGTGGGCCTCTCGCAGCGCTCGGAGACGGTGTTCTACTACGACGTGCCCGCGGACCCGACGGACGGCCCGTGGCCGGCGGAGAACTGTCACGTCGTCGACGGCGACAGCCGCGCCGAGGGCGTGTGGATAGGCGACGTCGACGGCGACGGCCGGACGGAACTGGTCGTCGGCGCGGCCCTCTACCGCCGCCGCGAGGGGACCCACGAGTGGGACCGCGAACCGATCGCGACCGACTGGGACGACGTGCGCGTGGCGGTCGGGGACGTCGACGGCGACGGCGAGTACGAGGTCGTGTTCGCGGAGGGTGACTCCCCCACCTACGGCACCCACCCCGGACGGGTCGGGGTGTTCGACCGCCGGGAGGACGGCTGGGCGGAGACCGTCATCGCGGACGACCTGTTCTGTCCGCACAGCCTCCAGCTGGCCGACTTCGACGGGAACGGGCGGCTCGACGTCTACGCGGCGGAGATGAGCCTCGGGGAGAACGAGACCCCGCGACACTACCTGTTCAGGAATCAGGGGGACGGTCGGTTCGAGCGGACCGTCGTCGCGGAGGGGGTCGAGACCCACGAGGCGAAGGCGGTCGACCTCACCGGCACCGGCGTCCCCGACGTGGTCGGGAAGTCGTACACCCCCGACCACCACGTCGACGTCTGGCACAACGAGGGAGACGCCGGCCCGTGA
- a CDS encoding helix-turn-helix domain-containing protein has protein sequence MDTPENVEDAIEILQQLGLKEYEARCFVGLARLNTGTAKRLSEITEVPRTRVYDAIRVLEAQGLVEIQHSSPQQFRAVPLAEATETLRDQYEERVERLHDALDTVEIVDEDDTSPVQQIWAMAGSDAIENRASELIERASDEIVLVITDESLLTDELVETLNAVDDDITLVIGTLTEPLQEKIQAAVPDATTFISGLEWLQGEDTADDETAVGRLLLVDRSTILVSSIIPQTNQEQAIYGEGFGNGLIVIARRLMAQGLVPGRDPQL, from the coding sequence ATGGACACACCAGAAAACGTGGAGGACGCGATAGAGATTCTCCAGCAACTCGGTTTGAAAGAGTACGAGGCGCGGTGCTTCGTCGGATTAGCGCGGCTCAACACCGGAACCGCAAAGCGGCTCAGCGAGATAACCGAGGTACCCCGGACGCGGGTGTACGACGCGATCCGCGTCCTCGAGGCGCAGGGGTTAGTCGAGATACAGCACTCGAGTCCCCAGCAGTTCCGCGCGGTCCCGCTGGCGGAGGCCACCGAGACGCTCCGGGACCAGTACGAGGAGCGAGTCGAGCGGCTACACGACGCCCTCGACACGGTCGAGATCGTCGACGAGGACGACACCTCGCCGGTCCAGCAGATCTGGGCGATGGCCGGGAGCGACGCGATAGAGAACCGAGCGAGCGAGCTCATCGAGCGGGCCAGCGACGAGATCGTGCTCGTCATCACCGACGAGTCGCTCCTGACCGACGAGCTCGTCGAGACGCTCAACGCGGTCGACGACGACATCACCCTCGTCATCGGGACGCTGACGGAGCCGCTCCAAGAGAAGATCCAAGCGGCCGTCCCGGACGCCACGACGTTCATCTCCGGGTTGGAGTGGTTACAGGGCGAGGACACGGCCGACGACGAGACGGCGGTGGGGCGGCTCCTCCTGGTCGACCGCTCGACGATCCTCGTGAGCTCGATCATCCCCCAGACGAACCAGGAGCAGGCCATCTACGGGGAGGGGTTCGGGAACGGGCTCATCGTCATCGCCCGCCGGCTCATGGCGCAGGGGCTGGTCCCCGGCCGCGACCCGCAGCTGTGA
- a CDS encoding HalOD1 output domain-containing protein, translated as MDRALPEQIARAMAESESVEPDQLGISLEDYVSTDAIRDLVRHDSDSWRLRFETPNHVVAVTADNQVIVDGEPVRTLS; from the coding sequence GTGGACCGAGCCCTCCCCGAACAGATCGCCAGAGCTATGGCTGAGTCCGAGTCGGTCGAACCCGACCAACTCGGCATCTCCCTGGAAGACTACGTCTCCACGGACGCGATCCGCGACCTCGTGCGTCACGACAGCGACTCGTGGCGGCTTCGGTTCGAGACGCCGAACCACGTCGTAGCGGTCACCGCAGACAATCAGGTCATCGTCGACGGCGAACCGGTCCGAACGCTCTCTTGA
- the glmS gene encoding glutamine--fructose-6-phosphate transaminase (isomerizing), translating into MCGIVARIGEGDDAVDELLAGLTNLEYRGYDSAGIAVQNGCGVGVRKRAGGIDDLRNALATDGPSGSVGIGHTRWSTHGPPTDANAHPHTDCDGDVAVVHNGIIENYDELRRTLSKAGHAFESDTDTEVIPHLIESALADGASPAAAFRAAVDRIEGSYAVAAVIGGREAVYAARNDSPLVVGEGESAQYLGSDVPAFLEFTERVAYLEDGDVVRVTPGGFTVTDADGERVQRTTETVDWDPQDTGKGGYDHYMLKEINEQPTALGRSVSGRTDPDAGAIDLDGFPPGTFEGIERVHLVAMGTSYHAAMYAESLLARRDVPARAFMASEYAMSPPPEEDGTLVIAISQSGETADTIGAVRAARAERTMVVTNVVGSSLTRECDDTLLVRAGPEIGVAATKSFSSQVATLSLLAERIRRDVVGSPSPDSRAFLSALSDLPDHVRRVVEGTAAEEVADAFTDSEAYFFIGRGPGHAVALEGALKFKEITYEHAEGFTAAELKHGPLALVTEDTPVFAVFNGSEGDTETLGNVKEIRARGGPVIAVASGDAPDLGDAVDRVLPVPATHPDLVGVLANVQLQLVAYHAAKRRGRSIDKPRNLAKSVTV; encoded by the coding sequence ATGTGCGGCATCGTGGCGCGGATAGGCGAGGGCGACGACGCGGTGGACGAACTCCTCGCCGGCCTGACCAACCTCGAGTACCGCGGCTACGACTCGGCCGGCATCGCCGTCCAGAACGGCTGCGGCGTCGGTGTCCGCAAGCGCGCGGGCGGGATCGACGACCTGCGGAACGCGCTCGCGACGGACGGTCCGAGCGGGTCGGTCGGGATCGGTCACACGCGCTGGAGCACCCACGGGCCGCCGACGGACGCCAACGCGCACCCGCACACGGACTGCGACGGCGACGTCGCGGTCGTCCACAACGGGATCATCGAGAACTACGACGAACTCCGCCGGACCCTCTCGAAGGCGGGTCACGCCTTCGAGAGCGACACGGATACCGAGGTCATCCCCCACCTGATCGAGTCGGCGCTGGCGGACGGGGCGTCCCCGGCCGCGGCGTTCCGCGCGGCCGTCGACCGGATCGAGGGGAGCTACGCCGTCGCGGCCGTCATCGGCGGCCGGGAGGCGGTGTACGCGGCCCGCAACGACTCGCCGCTGGTGGTCGGTGAAGGCGAGTCGGCCCAGTACCTCGGCAGCGACGTCCCGGCGTTCTTGGAGTTCACCGAGCGCGTGGCCTACCTCGAGGACGGCGACGTCGTCCGGGTCACTCCGGGCGGGTTCACGGTCACCGACGCGGACGGGGAGCGCGTCCAGCGGACGACCGAGACCGTCGACTGGGACCCCCAAGACACCGGGAAAGGGGGGTACGACCATTACATGCTCAAGGAGATCAACGAGCAGCCGACCGCCCTCGGGCGGTCCGTCAGCGGCCGGACCGACCCGGACGCCGGCGCCATCGACTTAGACGGGTTCCCGCCCGGGACGTTCGAGGGGATCGAACGGGTCCACTTGGTCGCGATGGGGACGTCGTACCACGCGGCGATGTACGCCGAGTCGCTGCTGGCGCGCCGGGACGTCCCGGCGCGCGCGTTCATGGCCTCCGAGTACGCGATGTCCCCGCCCCCCGAGGAGGACGGGACGCTCGTGATAGCCATCTCGCAGAGCGGCGAGACCGCGGACACGATAGGGGCCGTCAGGGCGGCCCGCGCCGAGCGGACGATGGTGGTGACGAACGTCGTCGGGTCGTCGCTGACGCGGGAGTGCGACGACACGCTGTTAGTCCGCGCCGGCCCGGAGATCGGCGTGGCCGCGACGAAGTCCTTCTCCTCGCAGGTGGCGACGCTGTCGCTGCTGGCCGAGCGGATCCGCCGGGACGTGGTCGGCTCGCCGTCGCCGGACTCGCGGGCGTTCCTCTCGGCGCTCTCGGACCTCCCCGACCACGTCCGACGGGTCGTCGAGGGCACCGCGGCCGAGGAGGTCGCCGACGCGTTCACCGACTCCGAGGCGTACTTCTTCATCGGGCGGGGGCCGGGTCACGCGGTCGCCTTGGAGGGGGCGTTGAAGTTCAAGGAGATCACCTACGAGCACGCCGAGGGGTTCACCGCCGCCGAACTGAAACACGGACCGCTCGCGCTCGTCACGGAGGACACGCCGGTGTTCGCGGTGTTCAACGGCAGCGAGGGGGACACCGAGACGCTCGGAAACGTCAAGGAGATCCGAGCGCGCGGGGGACCGGTGATCGCCGTCGCGAGCGGGGACGCCCCAGACCTCGGGGACGCGGTCGACCGCGTGCTGCCGGTCCCCGCCACCCACCCGGACCTCGTGGGCGTCCTCGCGAACGTCCAGCTCCAGCTCGTCGCGTACCACGCCGCGAAGCGCCGCGGCCGGTCCATCGACAAGCCGCGCAACCTCGCCAAAAGCGTCACCGTCTGA
- a CDS encoding HalOD1 output domain-containing protein: MNDADEVAAGAGSGGSDAHRATYDWSSTAPSTGVVETVAAATGREPLALPRLYDAVDSDALDSLFRSGDEDVSVSFGFAGCEVTVRGDGVVAVRPADSDR, from the coding sequence ATGAACGACGCAGACGAAGTTGCTGCCGGCGCCGGTAGCGGGGGCAGCGACGCGCACCGTGCCACGTACGACTGGTCGTCGACGGCGCCCTCGACCGGCGTCGTCGAGACCGTGGCGGCCGCGACCGGCCGCGAACCGCTGGCGCTCCCCCGACTGTACGACGCCGTCGACTCGGACGCGCTGGACTCGCTGTTCCGCTCGGGCGACGAGGACGTCTCCGTCTCGTTCGGGTTCGCCGGCTGCGAGGTGACCGTCCGCGGCGACGGCGTCGTCGCCGTCCGACCAGCCGACTCGGACCGGTAG
- a CDS encoding lipopolysaccharide biosynthesis protein yields the protein MSPLSSLRRLLTRLTPGGDLTERSVKSGIWATITNILDRGLQLLMVAILARMLTPADFGLLGIALLTLSAFKRFSNIGFDQALIQKGSGNVDSYLNTYWSIEILRGLLLAGLLLLVAPLVAGFFDEPRATPILRVIALTPLLLGLRNPGIVYFRKDLEFDKQFVYTMSGSVTNFVVALAVALATQSVWALVLGYVSSDAARLLASYAIHDYRPRPGFDLEVAKDLFGFGKWITGSESVYFLINQGDDAVIGWVLSATSLGLYQVAYQFAKAPATEISQIISSVAFPAYSQLQDDIPALRTAFFRTLQVTMVISFPASVGIAVVAPTFVEAVLGPGWGPVVPVMQIVAVYGLLIALGSAYSPVWKALGRPDYMAKLGVFRLVLTALIIIPVTREFGIVGTAAAVLGVYIFPVMPIDVYLVIRSVETSLGRLLREISYPAVASLLMGGVVYWLQSTLTLPWALLELAVLVAVGAAVYGAAVAALELGLNWDLRETLRNFAGAI from the coding sequence ATGTCACCGCTCTCCTCACTCCGACGGCTTCTCACTCGCCTCACGCCCGGCGGCGACCTCACCGAGCGATCGGTGAAAAGCGGTATCTGGGCCACGATAACGAACATCCTCGACCGCGGGCTGCAGCTGCTGATGGTCGCCATCCTCGCCCGGATGCTCACCCCGGCCGACTTCGGGCTGCTCGGGATCGCCCTGCTGACGCTGTCGGCGTTCAAGCGGTTCTCGAACATCGGCTTCGATCAGGCGCTCATCCAGAAGGGGTCCGGAAACGTCGACAGCTACCTCAACACCTACTGGAGCATCGAGATACTCCGGGGGCTCCTGCTCGCCGGACTGCTCCTGCTCGTCGCGCCCCTCGTCGCCGGCTTCTTCGACGAGCCGCGCGCCACCCCGATCCTCCGGGTCATCGCGCTCACGCCGCTGCTCCTCGGGCTCCGCAACCCCGGTATCGTCTACTTCAGGAAGGACCTCGAGTTCGACAAGCAGTTCGTCTACACGATGAGCGGCTCGGTGACGAACTTCGTCGTCGCGCTCGCCGTCGCGCTCGCGACCCAGTCCGTCTGGGCGCTCGTGTTGGGGTACGTCTCCTCGGACGCCGCCCGGCTGCTGGCGTCGTACGCCATTCACGACTACCGCCCCCGACCCGGGTTCGACCTCGAGGTCGCCAAGGACCTGTTCGGCTTCGGGAAGTGGATCACCGGCTCCGAGAGCGTCTACTTCCTCATCAATCAGGGGGACGACGCCGTCATCGGCTGGGTGCTGTCCGCGACGTCGCTCGGCCTGTATCAGGTCGCCTATCAGTTCGCCAAGGCGCCGGCGACGGAGATATCACAGATCATTTCGAGCGTCGCCTTCCCGGCGTACTCCCAGCTCCAAGACGACATCCCGGCGCTCAGGACGGCCTTTTTCCGGACGCTACAGGTGACGATGGTGATCTCCTTTCCCGCCTCCGTCGGCATCGCGGTCGTCGCCCCGACTTTCGTCGAGGCCGTCCTCGGCCCGGGCTGGGGGCCGGTGGTGCCGGTGATGCAGATCGTCGCGGTGTACGGGCTGCTCATCGCGCTGGGGTCGGCGTACTCGCCGGTGTGGAAGGCGCTCGGCCGCCCCGACTACATGGCGAAGCTGGGCGTCTTCCGGCTCGTGTTGACCGCGCTGATCATCATTCCGGTCACCCGCGAGTTCGGGATCGTCGGGACCGCGGCGGCCGTGCTCGGCGTCTATATTTTCCCGGTGATGCCGATCGACGTGTACCTCGTGATCAGGTCGGTCGAGACGAGCCTCGGCCGGCTGCTCCGCGAGATATCCTACCCGGCCGTCGCGAGCCTCCTCATGGGCGGGGTCGTCTACTGGCTGCAGTCGACGCTGACGCTCCCGTGGGCGCTCCTCGAACTGGCCGTCCTCGTCGCCGTCGGCGCCGCGGTGTACGGGGCCGCGGTCGCGGCGCTCGAACTCGGGCTGAACTGGGACCTGCGCGAGACGCTCCGGAACTTCGCCGGGGCGATCTGA
- a CDS encoding HalOD1 output domain-containing protein, translating to MGSVHKDVCVTVSETVSNVLDEPVDALPPLSDAIDTDGLDAVVTDDRSHDVTITFSYAGLSVFVRSDATVYVRPKRAPTEYSPDARV from the coding sequence ATGGGTAGTGTTCACAAGGACGTCTGCGTGACCGTGAGCGAGACAGTCTCGAACGTGCTCGACGAGCCGGTGGACGCGCTCCCGCCGCTCTCCGACGCGATAGACACCGACGGGTTGGACGCGGTGGTGACCGACGACCGGTCGCACGACGTGACGATCACGTTCTCGTACGCCGGCCTGTCCGTCTTCGTCCGCTCCGACGCAACCGTGTACGTGCGTCCGAAGCGCGCTCCGACGGAGTACTCTCCCGACGCGCGCGTCTGA
- a CDS encoding helix-turn-helix domain-containing protein, producing the protein MNDDPTADPQSVAVEQLEEFGLSAYAARSFVALSGLGTGTARDVSRVSEVPRTRVYDAMDELHDRGLVDVLQSSPKQFRATSAETASRTFEHELRYRTDVLRTALDRLEPTDRRAEQRGVWTVNGRQAVTERVVEFLASADEEIVYMSVEGLLTDDVLDALSEAAERDVSIKLGGVSADVQERVQDDIPGATMFESLWAWSDTSAGRLMMVDGRKTLVSALVNGADASPADPRSETAIWGEGDANSLVVVLKAIFTWRLDSETAD; encoded by the coding sequence ATGAACGACGATCCAACAGCCGATCCGCAGTCCGTCGCCGTCGAACAGCTCGAGGAGTTCGGGCTGAGCGCGTACGCCGCGCGGTCGTTCGTCGCCCTCTCCGGGCTGGGAACGGGGACGGCGAGGGACGTGAGCCGAGTGTCGGAGGTCCCGCGGACCCGCGTCTACGACGCGATGGACGAGCTACACGACCGGGGGCTGGTCGACGTCCTCCAGTCGTCGCCAAAGCAGTTCCGAGCGACCTCCGCCGAGACCGCGAGCCGGACGTTCGAACACGAACTGCGGTACCGGACCGACGTCTTGCGGACGGCGTTAGACCGGCTCGAACCCACCGACCGCCGGGCCGAGCAGCGAGGCGTCTGGACGGTCAACGGGCGGCAGGCGGTGACGGAACGGGTCGTCGAGTTCCTCGCGAGCGCGGACGAGGAGATAGTGTACATGAGCGTCGAGGGGCTCCTCACCGACGACGTGCTCGACGCGCTGAGCGAGGCGGCGGAGCGCGACGTCTCGATTAAGCTCGGCGGCGTCTCGGCGGACGTTCAGGAGCGCGTTCAGGACGACATCCCCGGGGCGACGATGTTCGAGTCGCTGTGGGCCTGGTCGGACACGTCGGCGGGGCGCCTGATGATGGTCGACGGGCGGAAGACGCTGGTGAGCGCGCTCGTCAACGGCGCGGACGCGTCGCCGGCGGACCCCCGGTCCGAGACCGCCATCTGGGGCGAGGGCGACGCGAACAGCCTGGTCGTCGTGCTGAAGGCGATTTTTACCTGGCGGCTCGACTCGGAGACCGCGGACTGA
- a CDS encoding HalOD1 output domain-containing protein yields MDHSADSGSERTEVRAQYDWGTTSPSEAVVDAVADAVTGGPTSFGPLYDRIDPDALDSIFRADREGEPADDTRVSFSLAGHLVVVHGAGDVVVKTTA; encoded by the coding sequence ATGGACCACTCAGCCGACTCGGGAAGCGAACGTACCGAAGTCCGCGCGCAGTACGACTGGGGAACCACGAGTCCGTCCGAGGCGGTCGTCGACGCCGTCGCGGACGCGGTGACCGGCGGTCCCACCTCGTTCGGGCCGCTGTACGACCGGATCGACCCGGACGCGTTGGACTCGATCTTCCGGGCCGACCGGGAGGGGGAACCCGCGGACGACACCCGCGTCTCGTTCTCGCTCGCCGGGCACCTCGTCGTCGTCCACGGCGCCGGCGACGTCGTCGTCAAGACGACGGCCTGA